In the Burkholderia cenocepacia genome, one interval contains:
- a CDS encoding glycosyltransferase, giving the protein MNILYTNFHGDYGGGQDTYVRDLAVAMSRHHRVTVASPEGSRLSRLLKDSPRVAIFDMEFKPRWNQLCREILRLRQRIAAERFDVIHVNGSADHRQVMLALLGCRYRPAVVLTKHNTYRADSFGNLLRARLATDHTIAVSDYVASMLALRSPYGNVTVVKHGVRRPAAERLAADEIRRRKIALFGTSGADAIVLGSSAGTAPEKGWMDLIAALGRLPETERERFRVLLVGAEPSGEQRAQLARHGMASRTAFTGRLDDVRAPFSIIDVSFVLSYHESLSYACREAMSLGCPAIVTRVGGLPENVEPGVDGWVVPPREPAAIEAILRAIVQEPGCIRAMGRSARLKGKREFSFDAFVDATLSVYHKSIRHNPYRWVTSLRSTKWQ; this is encoded by the coding sequence ATGAACATTCTGTACACCAACTTCCACGGCGATTACGGCGGCGGCCAGGACACCTACGTCCGCGATCTCGCCGTCGCGATGAGCCGCCATCACCGCGTGACCGTGGCGTCGCCGGAAGGCAGCCGCCTGTCGCGACTGCTGAAGGACAGTCCCCGCGTGGCGATCTTCGACATGGAATTCAAGCCGCGCTGGAACCAGCTGTGCCGGGAGATTCTCAGGCTGCGCCAGCGGATCGCCGCCGAGCGCTTCGATGTGATCCACGTGAACGGGTCCGCCGATCATCGGCAGGTGATGCTGGCGCTGCTCGGCTGCCGGTATCGGCCGGCGGTCGTGCTGACCAAGCACAACACCTATCGCGCCGACAGCTTCGGCAACCTGCTGCGCGCCCGGCTGGCCACCGACCACACGATCGCGGTCAGCGACTACGTCGCCAGCATGCTCGCGCTGCGCTCGCCGTACGGCAACGTCACGGTCGTCAAGCACGGCGTGCGCCGGCCCGCTGCCGAACGACTCGCGGCCGACGAGATCCGCCGCCGCAAGATCGCGCTGTTCGGCACGTCCGGCGCGGATGCGATCGTGCTGGGCAGCAGCGCCGGCACCGCGCCCGAAAAAGGCTGGATGGACCTGATCGCCGCGCTCGGCCGCCTGCCCGAAACCGAGCGCGAGCGGTTTCGCGTGCTGCTGGTCGGCGCGGAGCCGTCCGGCGAGCAGCGCGCGCAACTCGCGCGGCATGGCATGGCGTCGCGCACCGCGTTCACCGGGCGCCTCGACGATGTGCGGGCGCCGTTCTCGATCATCGACGTGTCGTTCGTGCTGTCGTACCACGAGAGCCTGTCGTATGCGTGCCGCGAAGCGATGTCGCTCGGCTGCCCCGCGATCGTGACGCGCGTGGGCGGGCTGCCCGAAAACGTCGAACCGGGCGTGGACGGCTGGGTCGTCCCGCCGCGCGAGCCCGCGGCAATCGAAGCGATCCTGCGCGCGATCGTGCAGGAGCCCGGCTGCATCCGTGCGATGGGGCGCAGCGCGCGGCTGAAAGGCAAGCGCGAATTCTCGTTCGACGCGTTCGTCGACGCGACCTTGTCCGTCTATCACAAATCGATTCGACACAACCCCTATCGCTGGGTGACCTCCTTGAGATCCACGAAATGGCAATGA
- a CDS encoding TetR/AcrR family transcriptional regulator, with protein MIPTGTFPIMRRFSPVISGSMARTRNENLHQQRREQILTAAARVFKAKGFHGARTEDICAAADMSAGAVFRYFADKREMIDAIIAVEVERYTQDFDRILSKDGLRWLANITADELTGMLAQGDDGLGVDSWLELARDAERRPDIVGLDRKMRADLAGLLASGQAEGWVRPSLNPAGTTNIVFAMFNGLWLDRSLGTSVDMARTAAALGDFFRTYVLVA; from the coding sequence TTGATCCCGACAGGTACCTTCCCTATAATGCGACGATTTAGTCCGGTTATTTCGGGAAGCATGGCGCGCACACGAAACGAAAACCTTCACCAGCAACGCCGCGAGCAGATCCTCACCGCGGCCGCCCGGGTCTTCAAGGCCAAGGGGTTCCACGGCGCGCGTACGGAAGATATCTGTGCGGCGGCCGACATGAGCGCGGGCGCGGTGTTCCGGTATTTCGCCGACAAGCGCGAGATGATCGACGCGATCATCGCGGTCGAGGTCGAGCGTTATACGCAGGACTTCGATCGCATCCTCAGCAAGGACGGGTTGCGTTGGCTGGCCAACATCACGGCCGACGAACTGACCGGGATGCTGGCGCAGGGCGATGACGGCCTAGGTGTCGACAGCTGGCTCGAACTCGCGCGCGATGCCGAGCGCCGCCCCGATATCGTCGGGCTCGACCGGAAGATGCGCGCGGATCTCGCGGGCTTGCTGGCGAGCGGCCAGGCCGAAGGCTGGGTCCGGCCATCGCTGAATCCGGCAGGCACGACGAACATCGTCTTCGCGATGTTCAACGGCCTGTGGCTCGACCGCAGCCTCGGCACGTCCGTCGACATGGCACGGACGGCCGCCGCGCTCGGCGATTTCTTCCGCACCTACGTACTGGTTGCCTGA